The Salvelinus fontinalis isolate EN_2023a chromosome 9, ASM2944872v1, whole genome shotgun sequence genome has a window encoding:
- the LOC129862586 gene encoding charged multivesicular body protein 1a, which translates to MDDTLFQLKFTAKQLEKLAKKAEKDSKSEQAKVKKALQLKNVDVARVYAENAIRKKNEGLNWLRMASRVDAVASKVQTAVAMKAVTKNMTQVTKALDKALGSMDLQKVSAVMDKFETQVQNLDVHTSVMEDSMSSATTLTTPQDQVDDLILQIAEESGLEVMDQLSQVPAGATSLGESSSRSQHEKEDQLSRRLAALRN; encoded by the exons ATGGATG ACACACTCTTCCAACTGAAG TTTACAGCAAAACAGCTTGAGAAACTTGCCAAAAAGGCAGAGAAGGATTCAAAATCTGAGCAAGCCAAAGTTAAAAAG GCTCTTCAGTTGAAGAATGTGGACGTTGCCAGAGTGTATGCAGAGAATGCCATCCGTAAGAAGAACGAGGGCCTTAATTGGCTGCGCATGGCATCTCGTGTTGATGCTGTAGCCTCCAAGGTCCAGACTGCAGTCGCTATGAAGGCG GTCACAAAGAATATGACGCAGGTCACAAAGGCACTCGACAAGGCACTGGGTTCCATGGACCTGCAGAAGGTGTCTGCTGTCATGGACAAGTTTGAGACACAGGTCCAGAACCTGGATGTTCACACCTCT GTGATGGAGGACTCGATGAGCTCGGCCACCACGCTGACCACGCCCCAAGACCAGGTGGATGACCTCATCCTCCAGATAGCAGAGGAGAGTGGTCTGGAGGTGATGGACCAGCTCAGCCAGGTGCCTGCAGGAGCCACCTCACTGGGAGAGAGCTCCTCACGCTCACAGCACGAGAAGGAGGACCAGCTGTCCCGCAG GTTGGCAGCGTTGCGGAACTGA